A genomic segment from Phycisphaerae bacterium encodes:
- a CDS encoding Gfo/Idh/MocA family oxidoreductase, whose translation MKSKLGVGMVGCGNICPNYVRHCRQYDVIELVACADLDVERAKARAKEFEIPRACSVEELLADPNVDIVLNLTVPAAHAPVNLAAIKAGKHTYCEKPFAVTREQGREVLDAAKAKGLLVGCAPDTFLGGGIQTCRKLIDEGAIGQPVAATAFMMCRGHESWHPSPEFYYKAGGGPMFDMGPYYLTALVNLLGPIRRVAGATRISFAERLITSKPLAGTKIKVETPTHITGVADFVEGPIGTVVMSFDVCAHNLPNIEVYGSEGTLRVPDPNCFGGPVLRNGPDGKWEEVPLTHSDQIGRGTGVADMAYAILYGRKHRACGELGHHVLDVMHAFDESSRRSQYVEVTARCEKPAALPAGLEPGKLDK comes from the coding sequence ATGAAATCCAAACTGGGCGTCGGCATGGTCGGGTGCGGGAACATCTGTCCCAACTACGTCCGCCACTGCCGGCAGTACGACGTGATCGAACTGGTCGCCTGTGCCGATCTGGACGTCGAGCGGGCCAAGGCGCGGGCGAAGGAGTTCGAGATTCCGAGGGCGTGCAGCGTCGAAGAACTGCTGGCCGACCCGAACGTGGACATCGTGCTGAACCTGACCGTCCCAGCCGCCCACGCCCCGGTGAATCTGGCGGCGATCAAGGCCGGCAAGCACACCTACTGCGAAAAGCCCTTCGCGGTGACGCGGGAACAGGGGCGCGAGGTGCTCGACGCGGCCAAGGCCAAGGGGCTGCTGGTCGGCTGCGCCCCGGACACGTTTCTGGGCGGCGGCATCCAGACCTGCCGTAAGCTGATCGACGAAGGGGCGATCGGCCAGCCGGTGGCGGCGACCGCCTTTATGATGTGTCGCGGCCACGAGTCGTGGCATCCGAGTCCCGAGTTCTACTACAAGGCCGGCGGCGGCCCGATGTTCGACATGGGGCCGTACTACCTGACCGCCCTGGTCAACCTGCTGGGCCCAATCCGCCGCGTCGCCGGGGCCACGCGGATTTCATTCGCCGAACGTCTGATCACCAGCAAGCCGCTGGCCGGGACGAAGATCAAGGTTGAAACGCCCACCCACATCACCGGTGTGGCTGACTTCGTCGAAGGCCCGATCGGCACCGTCGTGATGAGCTTCGACGTCTGCGCCCACAACCTGCCGAACATCGAGGTCTACGGCTCGGAGGGCACGCTGCGGGTGCCCGATCCGAACTGCTTCGGCGGACCGGTCCTGCGGAACGGCCCGGACGGCAAGTGGGAGGAAGTTCCGCTCACGCACTCGGACCAGATCGGCCGGGGGACCGGCGTGGCCGACATGGCCTATGCGATCCTTTACGGCCGCAAGCACCGGGCCTGCGGCGAACTGGGCCACCACGTGCTCGACGTGATGCACGCGTTCGACGAGTCGTCGCGCCGCTCGCAGTACGTGGAGGTGACGGCCAGATGCGAAAAGCCCGCAGCCCTGCCGGCCGGACTGGAGCCCGGCAAGCTTGACAAGTAG
- a CDS encoding ABC transporter permease, producing the protein MKGFWAILIKEFSHIRRDRGTLVFAFLVPAFQLTIFGYAIDVTIENIPVVVLNLDQRQDSREFLDALVATGTFEVIERVEDMDSFRRALSAGWARVGVLIPPDYSDKLLRREQAQVQVLIDGSDSQVATTALNAVGLLGTQLSIARAKGLAESVELGPARTETGQVALPIDVRPRLLFNPNLESSHFFVPGLIAIILQVVLLFLTSFSIVREREHGTLEQLFVTPVGRAGLLFGKLIPYAFLAVGELMIVLFLMVALFGVPIHGSLTLLLGLSILFIVTSLGLGLLVSTIAKTQLQSMQMAFVVMLPSVLLSGFVFPRAEMPLPIYLISFILPVTYYIEILRGIVLREADLIDLVPHIIGLTVCCAVILGISLTRFSKRLD; encoded by the coding sequence GTGAAGGGCTTTTGGGCGATTCTGATCAAGGAGTTCTCGCACATTCGTCGGGACCGCGGGACGCTGGTCTTCGCGTTCCTGGTGCCCGCGTTTCAGCTCACGATCTTCGGCTACGCGATCGACGTGACGATCGAGAACATTCCGGTGGTGGTGCTGAATCTGGACCAGCGCCAGGACAGCCGCGAGTTTCTCGACGCCCTTGTGGCCACCGGCACCTTCGAGGTGATCGAGCGGGTGGAGGACATGGACTCGTTTCGCCGGGCCCTGAGCGCCGGTTGGGCCAGGGTGGGGGTGCTGATCCCGCCGGACTACTCGGACAAGCTGCTCCGCCGCGAGCAGGCCCAGGTCCAGGTGCTGATCGACGGCAGCGACTCGCAGGTGGCCACGACGGCTTTGAACGCGGTGGGCCTGCTGGGCACGCAGCTATCGATCGCGCGGGCCAAGGGGTTGGCCGAGTCGGTGGAACTGGGTCCGGCCCGGACCGAAACCGGGCAGGTGGCCTTGCCCATCGACGTCCGGCCGCGGCTGCTGTTTAATCCAAACCTGGAAAGCTCGCACTTTTTTGTGCCCGGGTTGATCGCGATCATCCTGCAGGTGGTGCTGCTGTTCCTGACGAGTTTTTCGATCGTTCGCGAACGCGAGCACGGGACGCTGGAGCAACTGTTCGTCACGCCGGTGGGCCGGGCCGGACTGCTGTTCGGCAAGCTGATCCCGTACGCGTTTCTGGCGGTGGGGGAGTTGATGATCGTGCTGTTTCTGATGGTCGCGCTGTTCGGCGTGCCGATTCACGGCAGTCTGACGCTGCTGCTGGGTCTTTCGATTTTGTTCATCGTGACGTCGCTGGGGCTTGGACTGCTGGTCTCGACCATCGCCAAGACGCAGCTCCAGTCGATGCAGATGGCGTTTGTCGTCATGCTGCCGTCGGTGCTGCTTTCGGGGTTCGTGTTCCCGCGGGCCGAGATGCCACTGCCGATCTACCTGATCAGCTTTATTCTGCCCGTGACGTACTACATTGAAATCCTGCGAGGGATCGTCCTTCGCGAGGCGGACCTGATCGACCTGGTGCCGCACATCATCGGCCTGACCGTCTGCTGCGCGGTGATCCTGGGCATCAGCCTGACCCGCTTCAGCAAGCGGCTGGATTAG
- a CDS encoding ABC transporter ATP-binding protein has translation MSECVICAENLSRRFGPVVAVREVSFAIPQGSIFGLLGPNGSGKSTLIRMLCGVLRPTEGTGSVLGFDIRRNPEQIKQRIGYMSQRFSLYADLSVMENLDFYGRIYGLGPARLRERREAVIELVGIGEYVDRLAGTLSGGWKQRLALACALIHEPKALFLDEPTAGIDPVARRDLWDLLFDLSNRGVTMLVSTHYMDEAERCTHVGYLYLSRLIAFGRPDDLKSLPQVNPPGTRRYEIETDQPTAVLARARGEDGVRDATFFGHAVHVLLDESVDPEAFMGRVAPNEPQASIRPIAANLEDVFVLLSRFQQLEKTA, from the coding sequence ATGAGTGAGTGCGTCATCTGTGCCGAGAATCTGAGCCGCCGGTTCGGTCCGGTGGTGGCGGTGCGGGAGGTCAGCTTTGCGATTCCGCAGGGGAGCATTTTCGGCCTGCTGGGTCCGAACGGGTCGGGCAAATCGACGCTGATCCGGATGCTCTGCGGCGTGTTGCGGCCGACCGAGGGGACCGGTTCGGTCCTCGGCTTTGATATTCGTCGGAATCCCGAGCAGATCAAACAGCGGATCGGTTACATGTCGCAGCGATTCAGCCTGTACGCGGACCTGAGCGTGATGGAGAATCTCGACTTCTACGGCCGGATCTACGGCCTTGGCCCCGCGCGCCTCCGCGAGCGGCGGGAAGCGGTGATCGAACTGGTGGGGATCGGCGAGTACGTTGACCGCCTGGCCGGCACGCTGTCGGGCGGGTGGAAGCAGCGGCTGGCCCTGGCCTGCGCCCTGATTCACGAACCGAAGGCCCTCTTTCTCGACGAACCGACCGCCGGCATCGATCCGGTGGCCCGGCGCGACCTGTGGGACCTGCTGTTCGACCTGTCGAACCGCGGCGTGACCATGCTGGTCAGCACGCACTACATGGACGAAGCCGAGCGCTGCACGCACGTCGGGTATCTCTACCTGTCGCGTCTGATCGCGTTCGGCCGGCCGGACGACCTCAAGTCGCTCCCGCAGGTCAATCCGCCCGGCACCCGGCGCTACGAGATCGAGACCGACCAGCCGACCGCCGTGCTGGCTCGCGCCCGCGGCGAGGATGGCGTTCGCGACGCGACGTTCTTCGGCCATGCCGTTCACGTCCTGCTGGACGAGTCCGTGGACCCTGAGGCGTTCATGGGGCGGGTGGCGCCAAACGAGCCGCAGGCGTCGATCCGCCCGATCGCTGCGAATCTGGAAGACGTGTTCGTCCTGCTCAGCCGCTTTCAGCAGTTGGAGAAGACCGCGTGA
- a CDS encoding HlyD family efflux transporter periplasmic adaptor subunit, whose protein sequence is MRRILIVVVLIFLAIGVWLYWQASLPSPFVVSGFVEADQIRVGSRVGGRVAEVLVEEGDRMAARSPLFRLDPFDLLEQLKAAEANLAARRAEHQKLSDGFRPEEIEQARARRDRAAAVLKKLEAGPRPREIQIARERLNAARADLEYAESEYQRLAGLREQDAVAKSEFDQAVRQRDAARAQVAAAEQELALLEEGFREEEIAEARAQLAEAEQALKLLTEGYRREEIAQGAAQAEAAQAEVAAIRERLGELTVVAPCDCVIEAIDLRPGDLVSPNAPSVSLLDTSRMWVRTYVPEVRLGQVGLGQAVGVRVDSFPEETFAGRVTFVAREGEFTPRNIQTPEERSKQVFRVKVTLDDGYDRLRVGMAADVWFEGPPDE, encoded by the coding sequence ATGCGTCGGATTCTGATTGTGGTGGTGCTCATCTTTCTGGCGATAGGCGTGTGGCTGTACTGGCAGGCGAGCCTGCCGTCGCCGTTCGTGGTCTCAGGTTTTGTCGAGGCCGACCAGATTCGCGTCGGGTCGCGGGTCGGTGGACGGGTGGCCGAGGTGCTTGTGGAGGAGGGTGACCGCATGGCGGCGAGGTCGCCGCTGTTCCGGCTTGATCCGTTTGATCTGCTCGAACAGCTCAAGGCGGCGGAGGCGAACCTGGCGGCGCGTCGGGCGGAGCATCAGAAACTCAGCGACGGGTTCCGACCGGAGGAGATCGAGCAGGCCCGGGCTCGTCGGGACCGGGCGGCGGCGGTGCTCAAGAAGCTGGAGGCCGGGCCCCGGCCCCGGGAGATCCAGATCGCCCGCGAGCGGCTCAACGCGGCCAGAGCGGACCTGGAGTACGCCGAGAGCGAGTACCAGCGGTTGGCGGGTTTGCGGGAACAGGACGCGGTGGCCAAGAGCGAATTCGACCAGGCGGTGCGTCAGCGGGACGCCGCGCGGGCCCAGGTGGCGGCGGCCGAGCAGGAATTGGCTCTCCTGGAGGAGGGGTTTCGCGAGGAGGAGATCGCGGAGGCCCGAGCCCAACTCGCCGAAGCCGAACAGGCCCTCAAGCTGCTGACCGAAGGCTATCGGCGGGAGGAGATCGCCCAGGGCGCCGCCCAGGCCGAAGCGGCGCAGGCCGAGGTTGCCGCCATTCGCGAGCGGCTTGGGGAATTGACGGTGGTCGCCCCGTGTGACTGCGTGATCGAAGCGATCGACCTTCGTCCGGGCGACCTGGTCTCGCCCAACGCCCCGTCGGTCTCGCTGCTGGACACTTCGCGGATGTGGGTTCGGACGTACGTGCCGGAGGTTCGGCTGGGGCAGGTCGGCCTCGGGCAGGCGGTCGGCGTGAGGGTGGACAGCTTTCCGGAAGAGACGTTTGCTGGACGGGTGACGTTTGTGGCGCGCGAGGGCGAGTTCACGCCGCGCAACATTCAGACGCCCGAGGAGCGAAGCAAGCAGGTGTTCCGGGTGAAGGTGACGCTCGACGACGGTTATGACCGGCTGCGGGTGGGCATGGCGGCGGACGTGTGGTTCGAGGGCCCGCCCGATGAGTGA
- the hemB gene encoding porphobilinogen synthase produces the protein MGFPTHRLRRLRRTEALRWMVQETCVRLENLVMPLFVRPGENLSRPIAPMPGQMQFSIDLLVEQCQELEALGIPGILLFGIPEEKDSTGASASDKNGIVQRAVRAIKDKCQRLLVITDVCLCEYTDHGHCGLLREVRGQMEVDNDRTLKRLAEIAVSHADAGADLVAPSDMMDGRVAAIRNALDKHDFEYVPIMSYAAKFASSFYGPFREAAESPPAFGDRKSYQQSCRNADEAMREIALDVEEGADIVMIKPALAYLDIVYRASQRFDLPIACYSVSGEYAMLKAAAQNGWLNEPGTVMEALIGMKRAGARIIITYFAKDVAEWIRAERIGVAPDGLPPGKAPETE, from the coding sequence ATGGGATTTCCAACGCATCGCCTTCGCCGGCTCCGACGCACCGAGGCCCTCCGCTGGATGGTCCAGGAAACCTGCGTCCGCCTGGAGAACCTGGTGATGCCGCTGTTCGTCCGGCCGGGCGAGAACCTCTCACGCCCCATCGCGCCCATGCCGGGCCAGATGCAGTTCTCGATCGACCTGCTCGTCGAGCAGTGCCAGGAACTCGAGGCGCTGGGCATTCCGGGCATCCTGCTCTTCGGAATTCCCGAGGAAAAGGACTCGACCGGCGCCTCAGCCTCGGACAAAAACGGCATCGTCCAGCGGGCGGTGCGGGCGATCAAGGACAAGTGCCAGCGGCTGCTGGTCATCACCGACGTGTGCCTCTGCGAGTACACCGATCACGGCCATTGCGGACTGCTCCGCGAGGTCCGCGGCCAGATGGAAGTGGACAACGACCGGACCCTCAAGCGGCTGGCCGAAATCGCGGTCTCGCACGCCGACGCCGGCGCCGACCTGGTCGCTCCGTCCGACATGATGGACGGACGGGTCGCCGCGATCCGTAACGCCCTGGACAAACACGACTTCGAATACGTGCCGATCATGAGCTACGCCGCCAAGTTCGCCTCGTCGTTCTACGGGCCCTTTCGCGAGGCAGCGGAGTCGCCGCCCGCCTTCGGTGACCGCAAGAGCTACCAGCAGAGCTGCCGCAACGCCGACGAGGCCATGCGCGAAATCGCCCTCGACGTCGAGGAAGGGGCCGACATCGTCATGATCAAACCGGCCCTCGCCTACCTCGACATCGTCTACCGGGCCAGCCAGCGATTCGACCTGCCCATCGCCTGCTATAGCGTCTCGGGCGAATACGCCATGCTCAAAGCCGCCGCCCAGAACGGCTGGCTCAACGAGCCGGGCACGGTCATGGAGGCCCTCATCGGCATGAAACGGGCGGGCGCGCGGATCATCATCACCTACTTCGCCAAGGACGTGGCCGAGTGGATCCGGGCCGAGCGAATCGGCGTCGCCCCGGACGGCCTGCCGCCCGGCAAAGCCCCGGAAACGGAGTAA
- a CDS encoding aspartate/tyrosine/aromatic aminotransferase, which yields MFEKLEMAPPDPILGLTEAFNKDPNPDKINLGVGVYQDATGKTPVFSAVARAEKVMADKGESKKYLPITGHPGYNAAVAEMVFGAGSEILRAKRVAVCQSLGGTGGLRIGADFAKKVAPDAKVWVSDPTWTNHLGIFGAAGFEIGAYPYYDPKTKAVDFEKMIEALKAIPRGHIVLLHACCHNPSGADPTPQQWKTIAKVTAERGLLPFLDFAYQGFGDGLEKDAVGVRAMAETGQEMLIVASFSKNFGLYNERVGALLVVCKSAADAEKAISHVKIVVRQNWSNPPSHGASIVAAILSDAGLRAEWEQELKATCGRIHEMRRLFVETLKSKGVQRDFSFIIDQKGMFSFSGLSKEQVQTLRDKYAIYIVGSGRINVAGITPGNVDRLCDAVADVLK from the coding sequence ATGTTCGAAAAGCTCGAAATGGCGCCGCCGGATCCGATCCTCGGTCTGACCGAAGCCTTCAACAAGGATCCGAACCCCGACAAGATCAACCTGGGAGTCGGCGTCTATCAGGACGCGACGGGCAAAACGCCGGTATTCTCAGCCGTGGCCAGAGCCGAGAAGGTCATGGCGGACAAGGGCGAATCGAAAAAATACCTGCCGATCACCGGACATCCGGGCTATAACGCCGCCGTCGCCGAAATGGTCTTCGGGGCCGGCAGTGAGATCCTCCGGGCCAAACGGGTCGCGGTCTGCCAGAGCCTCGGCGGGACCGGCGGCCTGCGAATCGGCGCCGACTTCGCCAAAAAGGTCGCGCCCGACGCCAAGGTCTGGGTCTCGGACCCCACCTGGACCAACCACCTGGGCATCTTCGGGGCGGCCGGTTTCGAAATCGGCGCCTACCCTTACTACGACCCCAAGACCAAGGCCGTCGACTTCGAGAAGATGATCGAAGCCCTCAAGGCGATCCCGCGAGGCCATATCGTCCTGCTGCACGCCTGCTGCCATAACCCCAGCGGTGCCGACCCAACCCCCCAGCAGTGGAAAACAATCGCGAAGGTGACCGCCGAACGCGGCCTGCTGCCCTTCCTGGACTTCGCCTATCAGGGCTTCGGTGACGGCTTGGAGAAGGACGCGGTCGGCGTCCGCGCCATGGCCGAAACCGGACAGGAAATGCTGATCGTCGCCTCATTCTCCAAGAACTTCGGCCTCTACAACGAGCGGGTTGGCGCGCTGCTGGTAGTCTGCAAGTCGGCGGCCGACGCCGAGAAAGCGATTAGCCACGTCAAGATCGTCGTTCGTCAGAACTGGTCGAACCCGCCCAGCCACGGGGCCTCAATCGTGGCCGCCATCCTCTCCGACGCCGGCCTCCGGGCCGAGTGGGAGCAGGAGCTCAAGGCCACCTGCGGCCGTATCCACGAGATGCGCCGGCTCTTCGTCGAAACGCTCAAGAGCAAGGGCGTGCAACGCGACTTCTCGTTCATCATCGACCAGAAGGGCATGTTCTCGTTCTCGGGCCTCAGCAAGGAGCAGGTCCAGACCCTGCGCGACAAGTACGCGATCTACATCGTCGGCTCGGGCCGGATCAACGTGGCCGGCATCACGCCGGGCAACGTCGATCGCCTCTGCGACGCCGTCGCCGACGTGCTGAAATGA
- a CDS encoding TSUP family transporter: MDYLVVCTVALVVSGLTLFSGFGLGTLLMPAFALFFPVPVAVAATAVVHLANNVFKVVLVGRHADWDAVLRFALPAAAAAFAGAWLLNLFADIPALATYELAGREHRITVLKIIVAALIIIFAMFDLLPALRKLTFGRRYLIPGGLLSGFFGGLSGHQGALRSAFLINAGLGKEAYIGTTVIASVIVDVARLFVYGLAFFSLGSQHLTAATGYLVAAACAAAFVGAFAGSRLIGKLTLSFVQYLVAAMLIASGIAMATGLI, encoded by the coding sequence ATGGACTACCTGGTTGTCTGCACGGTCGCGCTGGTTGTCTCGGGCCTGACCCTGTTCTCGGGCTTTGGACTGGGAACCCTGCTGATGCCGGCGTTCGCCTTGTTCTTTCCCGTGCCGGTGGCGGTGGCCGCCACAGCCGTGGTGCACCTGGCCAACAATGTCTTTAAGGTCGTCCTCGTGGGTCGCCATGCGGACTGGGACGCCGTCCTGCGATTCGCCCTGCCTGCCGCGGCGGCGGCGTTCGCCGGGGCCTGGCTCTTGAACCTCTTTGCCGACATTCCCGCCCTCGCGACCTACGAACTGGCCGGCCGTGAGCACCGGATCACCGTCCTCAAGATCATCGTGGCCGCCCTGATCATCATCTTCGCCATGTTCGACCTGCTGCCCGCGCTGCGCAAACTCACCTTCGGCCGCAGATACCTCATTCCCGGCGGGCTGCTCTCAGGGTTCTTCGGCGGCCTCTCGGGCCACCAGGGAGCCCTGCGGTCGGCCTTCCTGATCAACGCGGGCCTCGGCAAGGAGGCCTACATCGGCACCACCGTGATCGCCTCGGTCATCGTCGACGTCGCCCGCCTCTTCGTCTACGGGCTGGCGTTCTTCTCGCTCGGGTCGCAGCACCTTACCGCTGCGACCGGCTATCTCGTGGCGGCGGCATGCGCGGCGGCCTTCGTCGGAGCCTTCGCCGGATCGCGTCTGATCGGCAAGCTCACGCTCTCCTTCGTCCAGTACCTGGTCGCAGCGATGCTGATCGCCTCCGGGATCGCGATGGCGACCGGTCTGATCTGA
- a CDS encoding DUF2089 domain-containing protein produces the protein MADTQRKRWIDLVSDEDLAFIKRFVLASGSLKEMAGVYGITYPTIRLRLDRLIEKIKVIDAYEQASGFERLLRSVFAEGRLDQDTFRTLLQAYREQAEDGDEK, from the coding sequence ATGGCGGACACGCAGCGGAAACGGTGGATCGACCTCGTGAGCGATGAGGATCTGGCGTTCATCAAGCGGTTTGTGCTGGCTTCGGGATCGCTGAAGGAGATGGCGGGCGTCTACGGGATTACATACCCGACGATCCGGCTTCGTCTCGACCGGTTGATCGAGAAGATCAAGGTGATCGACGCCTACGAGCAGGCGAGCGGCTTTGAGCGGTTGTTGCGAAGCGTTTTCGCCGAAGGGCGGCTCGATCAGGATACGTTCAGGACATTACTGCAGGCATATCGAGAGCAAGCGGAGGACGGCGATGAGAAGTAG
- a CDS encoding ABC transporter ATP-binding protein yields MPAETLLKVQNLKKYFPLKGGVLGRTRGYVHAVEDVSFSIAPRETFGLVGESGSGKTTVGRTLLRLIEPTAGVVEFEGVNLASLSPAELRGYRKRMQIIFQDPASSMNSRLTVERIVGEGLILHKMVRDRSELRERVGTLLEQVGLSRSYMGRYPHEFSGGQRQRISIARALSVGPSFVVADEPVSALDVSIQSQILNLLADLQSQYGLSYLFVAHNLAVVENFCDRVAVMYLGRIVEQAWSEELYRRPLHPYTQILIAAIPEPDPNARKEQVPVKGEPPSPVKPPPGCPFHPRCPLTVDKCRQENPPLVPLSDNPEHLVACWVNWR; encoded by the coding sequence GTGCCGGCAGAAACGCTCCTGAAGGTTCAGAACCTCAAGAAGTACTTTCCGCTCAAGGGCGGCGTCCTGGGCCGCACGCGCGGCTACGTCCACGCGGTGGAGGACGTCAGCTTCTCGATCGCGCCGCGTGAGACGTTCGGGCTGGTCGGGGAGAGCGGCAGCGGCAAGACGACGGTGGGGCGGACTCTCCTGCGGCTGATCGAGCCGACCGCCGGCGTGGTCGAATTCGAGGGGGTGAACCTGGCCTCGCTGTCGCCGGCTGAGCTTCGCGGGTACCGCAAGCGGATGCAGATCATCTTCCAGGACCCGGCCAGTTCGATGAACAGCCGGTTGACCGTCGAGCGGATCGTCGGCGAGGGCTTGATCCTGCACAAGATGGTCCGCGACCGCAGCGAGCTCCGCGAGAGGGTCGGAACGCTTCTGGAGCAGGTGGGCCTTTCACGCTCTTACATGGGCCGCTATCCGCACGAATTCTCCGGCGGTCAGCGCCAGCGGATCAGCATCGCCCGGGCCCTGTCGGTCGGGCCGTCGTTCGTGGTGGCTGACGAGCCGGTCAGCGCCCTGGACGTTTCGATCCAGTCGCAGATCCTTAATCTGCTGGCGGACCTGCAGAGCCAATATGGCCTGAGCTACCTGTTTGTGGCCCACAACCTGGCGGTGGTCGAGAATTTCTGCGACCGCGTGGCCGTGATGTACCTTGGCCGGATCGTCGAGCAGGCTTGGTCCGAGGAGCTCTACCGCCGGCCGCTGCACCCCTATACGCAGATTCTGATCGCGGCCATTCCCGAACCGGACCCCAACGCCCGCAAGGAGCAGGTCCCGGTCAAGGGGGAGCCGCCCAGTCCGGTCAAACCGCCGCCCGGTTGTCCGTTCCATCCCCGCTGTCCGCTGACGGTGGACAAGTGCCGCCAGGAAAACCCGCCGCTGGTTCCGCTCTCGGACAATCCGGAGCACCTGGTGGCCTGCTGGGTCAACTGGCGGTAG